Proteins encoded by one window of Bubalus kerabau isolate K-KA32 ecotype Philippines breed swamp buffalo chromosome 22, PCC_UOA_SB_1v2, whole genome shotgun sequence:
- the GBF1 gene encoding Golgi-specific brefeldin A-resistance guanine nucleotide exchange factor 1 isoform X8 has translation MVDKNIYIIQGEINIVVGAIKRNARWSTHTPLDEERDPLLHSFSHLKEVLNNVTELSEIEPNVFLRPFLEVIRSEDTTGPITGLALTSVNKFLSYALIDPTHEGTAEGMENMADAVTHARFVGTDPASDEVVLMKILQVLRTLLLTPVGAHLTNESVCEIMQSCFRICFEMRLSELLRKSAEHTLVDMVQLLFTRLPQFKEEPKNYMGTNMKKLKMRAGGMSDSSKWKKQKRSPRAPRHMTKVIPGSEQPTSSGTTVSSNLSGGMPFIDVPTPISSASSETASAVVSPSTDSGLEFSSQTTSKEDLTDLEQPGSPGYSTVAESGSSELGVPEQPEPQEGAHVEKAQSTSVESIPEVLEECSSPADHSDSASVHDMDYVNPRGVRFTQSSQKEGTALVPYGLPCIRELFRFLISLTNPHDRHNSEVMIHMGLHLLTVALESAPIAQCQTLLGLIKDEMCRHLFQLLSVERLNLYAASLRVCFLLFESMREHLKFQLEMYIKKLMEIITVENPKMPYEMKEMALEAIVQLWHIPSFVTELYINYDCDYYCSNLFEELTKLLSKNAFPVSGQLYTTHLLSLDALLTVIDSTEAHCQAKVLNNLIQQERKEAARPGYEAVDGTREANSTERAASDGKATGMAPDIAGLNLPGGGRLPAEHGKPGCSDLEEAGDSGADKKFTRKPPRFSCLLPDPRELIEIKNKKKLLITGTEQFNQKPKKGIQFLQEKGLLTIPMDNTEVAQWLRENPRLDKKMIGEFVSDRKNIDLLESFVSTFSFQGLRLDEALRLYLEAFRLPGEAPVIQRLLEAFTEHWRNCNGSPFANSDACFALAYAVIMLNTDQHNHNVRKQNAPMTLEEFRKNLKGVNGGKDFEQDILEDMYHAIKNEEIVMPEEQTGLVRENYVWNVLLHRGATTEGIFLRVPAGSYDLDLFTMTWGPTIAALSYVFDKSLEETIIQKAISGFRKCAMISAHYGLSDVFDNLIISLCKFTALSSESIENLPTVFGSNPKAHIAAKTVFHLAHRHGDILREGWKNIMEAMLQLFRAQLLPKAMVEVEDFVDPNGKICLQREETPSNRGESTVLSFVSWLTLSGTEQSSVRGPSTENQEAKRMALDCIKQCDPEKMITESKFLQLESLQELMKALVSVTPDEETYDEEDAAFCLEMLLRIVLENRDRVGCVWQTVRDHLYHLCVQAQDFCFLVERAVVGLLRLAIRLLRREEISGQVLLSLRILLLMKPSVLSRVSHQVAYGLHELLKTNAANIHSGDDWATLFTLLECIGSGVKPPAALQATARADAPDAGAQSDSELPSYHQNDVSLDRGYTSDSEVYTDHGRPGKIHRSATDADVVNSGWLVVGKDDIDNSKPGPGPSRPGPSPLVNQYSLTVGLDLGPHDTKSLLKCVESLSFIVRDAAHITPDNFELCVKTLRIFVEASLNGGCKSQEKRGKSHKYDNKGNRFKKKSKEGSVLRRPRISSQHAARGGHSDDDEDEGVPASYHTVSLQLLDLMHTLHTRAASIYSSWAEEQRHLETGGRKIEADSRTLWAHCWCPLLQGIACLCCDARRQVRMQALTYLQRALLVHDLQKLDALEWESCFNKVLFPLLTKLLENISPADVGGMEETRMRASTLLSKVFLQHLSPLLSLSTFAALWLTILDFMDKYMHAGSSDLLSEAIPESLKNMLLVMDTAEIFHSADARGGSPSALWEITWERIDCFLPHLRDELFKQTVIQDPVPMEPHAPKPLASAHLTPAAGDTRSPGHPPPAEMPSELGTRDFEKPEGPRPANSSSSGSPVASSPSRLSPTPDGPPPLAQSPLILQPLASPLQVGVPPMTLPIILNPALIEATSPVPLLATPRPTDPMPTSEVN, from the exons AACTCTCAGAAATTGAGCCCAATGTGTTCCTTCGTCCATTTCTGGAAGTAATTCGCTCTGAAGATACCACTGGCCCTATAACTGGACTTGCACTCACCTCTGTCAACAAGTTTCTGTCCTATGCGCTCATAG ATCCCACCCATGAGGGCACAGCAGAGGGCATGGAGAACATGGCAGATGCTGTCACCCATGCCCGTTTTGTGGGCACAGATCCTGCCAGCGATGAGGTTGTCCTGATGAAAATCCTTCAG GTACTGCGGACTCTGTTGCTGACCCCAGTAGGTGCCCACCTAACCAATGAATCTGTGTGTGAGATTATGCAGTCTTGCTTCCGGATCTGCTTTGAAATGAGGCTCAGTG AGTTATTGAGAAAATCCGCAGAGCACACTCTCGTAGACATGGTGCAGCTGCTCTTCACAAG GTTACCTCAGTTTAAAGAAGAACCCAAGAACTATATGGGGACCAACATGAAAAAG CTGAAAATGAGAGCAGGAGGCATGAGTGATTCATCTAagtggaagaaacagaagagatctCCTCGGGCCCCACGCCATATGACCAAAGTCATACCAGGTTCAGAGCAGCCCACCTCCAGTGGAACCACCGTATCCTCTAACCTCAGTG GTGGCATGCCCTTCATTGATGTACCCACTCCCATCTCCTCTGCAAGTTCAGAAACTGCCTCAGCAGTGGTCAGCCCCTCTACTGACAGTGGTCTGGAGTTCTCCTCCCAGACCACCTCCAAAGAGGACCTCACTGACCTGGAGCAGCCTGGCTCTCCAGGGTACAGCACAGTTGCAGAGTCTGGCAGCAGTGAGCTGGGGGTTCCCGAGCAACCTGAGCCACAG GAAGGGGCCCATGTGGAAAAGGCCCAATCAACATCTGTGGAATCCATCCCTGAAGTGTTAGAGGAGTGTTCATCCCCTGCTGACCACTCTGACTCCGCCTCTGTCCACGACATGGATTACGTCAATCCCCGGGGCGTGCGCTTTACACAGTCCTCTCAGAAAGAAG GCACAGCTTTGGTCCCATATGGTCTTCCCTGCATCCGTGAGCTCTTCCGCTTTCTCATCTCCCTCACCAACCCACATGACCGCCACAACTCAGAGGTTATGATCCACATGGGACTGCATCTGCTCACAGTGGCTCTTGAGTCTGCCCCCATAGCCCAGTGCCAAACCCTCTTGGGCCTCATCAAGGATGAGATGTGCCGCCACTTATTCCAG CTACTCAGCGTAGAGCGACTGAACCTTTATGCTGCTTCCCTCCGGGTATGCTTCCTACTCTTTGAGAGCATGAGGGAGCATCTCAAGTTCCAATTAGAG ATGtacatcaaaaagctcatggAGATCATCACTGTGGAGAACCCTAAGATGCCTTATGAGATGAAGGAGATGGCACTGGAGGCTATTGTGCAGCTCTGGCACATCCCCAGCTTTGTCACCGAGCTCTATATCAACTATGATTGTGACTACTACTGCTCCAACCTCTTTGAAGAGCTCACCAAGCTGCTGTCCAAG AATGCCTTCCCTGTGTCTGGTCAGCTCTATACAACACATCTGCTGTCTCTCGATGCCCTATTGACAGTGATTGACAGCACTGAGGCCCACTGCCAGGCCAAAGTCCTCAACAACCTTATCCAGCAAGAAAGGAAAGAGGCAGCCAGACCTGGCTATGAGGCAGTAGATGGCACTCGAGAAGCCAACAGTA CTGAGAGAGCAGCCAGCGATGGGAAGGCTACAGGCATGGCCCCAGACATCGCAGGCCTGAATCTGCCAGGTGGAGGGCGGCTGCCAGCAGAACATGGGAAACCAGGATGCAGTGATCTGGAGGAAGCTGGTGACTCTGGGG CTGACAAAAAGTTTACCCGGAAGCCACCTCGATTTTCCTGTCTCCTGCCAGATCCACGGGAGTtgattgaaattaaaaacaaaaagaag CTGCTGATCACTGGCACAGAGCAGTTCAACCAGAAACCAAAGAAGGGGATCCAGTTTTTGCAGGAGAAAGGTCTCCTTACCATCCCAATGGATAACACAGAGGTAGCCCAGTGGCTGCGAGAGAACCCTCGACTGGACAAGAAAATGATTGGAGAGTTTGTGAGTGACCGCAAAAATATTGACCTGCTGGAGAGCTTTGTGAG CACTTTCAGCTTTCAGGGTCTGCGACTAGATGAAGCTCTCCGGCTCTACCTGGAAGCCTTCCGCTTGCCCGGGGAAGCACCAGTCATCCAGAGGTTGCTAGAGGCATTCACAGAACATTGGAGG AATTGTAATGGCTCCCCATTTGCCAATAGCGATGCCTGCTTTGCCCTGGCCTATGCTGTCATCATGCTTAACACTGACCAGCACAACCACAATGTTCGCAAACAGAATGCGCCCATGACCCTAGAG GAGTTTCGCAAAAATCTAAAAGGTGTGAATGGAGGCAAGGACTttgagcaagacatcctggaggaCATGTACCATGCCATCAA GAATGAGGAAATTGTGATGCCTGAGGAGCAGACAGGCTTGGTCCGGGAGAATTATGTGTGGAATGTGCTGCTTCATCGAGGTGCCACAACAGAGGGCATATTCCTACGTGTGCCTGCTGGCAGCTATGATCTTgacctcttcaccatgacctggGGCCCCACTATTGCTGCTCTCTCTTATGTCTTTGACAAAAGCCTTGAGGAGACAATCATCCAAAAAGCCATCTCAGGCTTCAG GAAGTGCGCCATGATCTCCGCTCACTATGGCCTCAGTGATGTGTTTGACAATCTCATCATCTCTCTATGCAAATTCACAGCTCTCAGCAGTGAG tctatTGAGAACCTACCCACTGTGTTTGGAAGCAACCCTAAAGCCCACATTGCAGCCAAGACGGTGTTCCATTTGGCCCACCGTCATGGTGACATCCTGCGAGAGGGCTGGAAGAATATCATGGAGGCCATGCTGCAACTCTTCCGAGCCCAACTGCTACCCAAGGCTATGGTAGAG GTAGAAGACTTTGTGGATCCCAATGGCAAGATCTGTCTACAGCGGGAAGAGACACCATCGAACCG AGGAGAGTCAACAGTGCTGAGCTTTGTGAGCTGGCTGACACTAAGTGGTACTGAGCAGTCTAGTGTGCGGGGCCCATCCACTGAAAACCAAGAGGCCAAGAGAATGGCTTTGGACTGTATCAAG CAATGTGACCCAGAAAAGATGATCACAGAAAGCAAATTCCTCCAGCTGGAGTCACTGCAGGAGCTCATGAAG GCTCTGGTCTCAGTGACACCAGATGAAGAGACCTATGATGAAGAGGATGCTGCTTTCTGCCTGGAAATGCTGCTGAGGATTGTCCTAGAGAACAG GGACCGTGTTGGCTGTGTGTGGCAGACTGTTCGAGACCATCTATACCACCTATGTGTCCAGGCCCAGGACTTCTGCTTCCTTGTGGAGCGGGCAGTGGTGGGGCTGCTGCGCCTAGCCATTCGGTTACTCCGGAGAGAAGAGATCAGTGGCCAG GTACTGCTCTCCCTGCGCATTTTGTTACTAATGAAGCCCAGCGTGTTGTCCCGAGTCAGTCACCAGGTAGCCTATGGGCTCCATGAACTCCTTAAGACCAACGCAGCCAATATCCACTCAGGCGATGACTGGGCCACCCTCTTCACACTGCTGGAGTGCATTGGCTCAGGTGTAAAGCCTCCAGCTGCCCTGCAGGCCACAGCCAGGGCCGACGCACCTGATGCTG GGGCCCAGTCAGATAGTGAACTCCCATCCTACCATCAAAATGATGTGAGCCTGGACCGGGGGTACACTTCCGACTCAGAGGTCTACACTGACCATGGCAGACCTGGCAAGATTCATCGATCAGCCACGGATGCTGATGTGGTCAACAGCGGTTGGTTAGTG GTGGGGAAAGATGACATCGATAACTCCAAGCCAGGGCCTGGGCCCAGCCGGCCAGGTCCTTCACCCCTGGTCAATCAGTACAGCCTAACAGTGGGGCTGGACCTCGGGCCACATGATACCAAGTCCCTGCTCAAGTGTGTGGAGTCACTGTCCTTCATCGTGCGTGACGCTGCCCACATCACACCTGACAACTTCGAGCTCTGTGTCAAGACTCTCCGCATCTTTGTGGAGGCCAGTCTAAATGGCG GGTGCAAGTCCCAGGAAAAACGTGGCAAGAGTCACAAATACGACAACAAAGGGAACCGCTTCAAGAAAAAATCCAAGGAAGGCTCAGTGCTTCGGCGGCCTCGAATCTCCAGCCAACATGCCGCTAGGGGCGGGCATAGTGACGACGATGAGGATGAAGGTGTGCCAGCCAGCTACCATACGGTGTCTTTACAG TTGCTAGATCTGATGCACACCCTGCACACAAGAGCAGCCTCTATCTACAgctcatgggcggaggagcagCGCCACCTGGAGACAGGCGGCCGGAAGATTGAAGCTGATTCACGCACCCTCTGGGCTCACTGCTGGTGCCCTTTACTGCAGG GCATTGCCTGCCTGTGCTGTGATGCCCGGCGGCAGGTGAGGATGCAGGCACTGACCTATCTGCAGCGAGCACTGCTGGTACATGATCTGCAGAAGTTAGATGCTCTGGAATGGGAGTCCTGTTTTAACAAG GTGCTGTTTCCTCTACTGACCAAGCTCTTGGAGAACATCAGCCCTGCAGATGTGGGTGGGATGGAGGAGACCCGGATGAGGGCTTCCACCCTGCTCTCTAAG GTCTTTCTGCAGCACCTGTCTCCACTGCTGTCGCTCTCCACCTTTGCGGCCCTCTGGCTGACCATCCTGGACTTCATGGACAAGTACATGCACGCAGGCTCCAGTGACTTACTG TCAGAGGCCATTCCAGAGTCTCTGAAGAACATGCTCCTGGTGATGGACACAGCAGAGATTTTCCACAGTGCAGATGCCCGAGGAGGCAGCCCCTCAGCCCTCTGGGAGATCACCTGGGAGCGCATTGACTGTTTCCTGCCCCACCTGCGAGATGAGCTCTTCAAGCAGACTGTCATCCAGG ACCCTGTGCCCATGGAGCCTCATGCCCCCAAACCGCTGGCCTCAGCACACCTGACTCCTGCTGCTGGTGACACTAGGAGCCCTGGCCATCCACCTCCCGCAGAAATGCCCTCTGAGCTGGGGACCCGTG ACTTTGAGAAGCCCGAGGGCCCCCGGCCTGCTAACAGCAGTTCTTCTGGATCACCAGTGGCGTCCAGCCCCAGCAGGCTGAGCCCTACCCCAGATGGGCCTCCACCGCTGGCTCAGTCTCCACTGATCCTGCAGCCCTTGGCCTCCCCGCTGCAGGTGGGCGTGCCCCCCATGACTCTGCCCATCATCCTCAACCCCGCTCTCATTGAGGCCACCTCACCTGTGCCCCTCCTGGCCACACCTCGTCCCACAGACCCCATGCCCACCTCTGAGGTCAACTAA
- the GBF1 gene encoding Golgi-specific brefeldin A-resistance guanine nucleotide exchange factor 1 isoform X5 → MVDKNIYIIQGEINIVVGAIKRNARWSTHTPLDEERDPLLHSFSHLKEVLNNVTELSEIEPNVFLRPFLEVIRSEDTTGPITGLALTSVNKFLSYALIDPTHEGTAEGMENMADAVTHARFVGTDPASDEVVLMKILQVLRTLLLTPVGAHLTNESVCEIMQSCFRICFEMRLSELLRKSAEHTLVDMVQLLFTRLPQFKEEPKNYMGTNMKKLKMRAGGMSDSSKWKKQKRSPRAPRHMTKVIPGSEQPTSSGTTVSSNLSGGMPFIDVPTPISSASSETASAVVSPSTDSGLEFSSQTTSKEDLTDLEQPGSPGYSTVAESGSSELGVPEQPEPQQEGAHVEKAQSTSVESIPEVLEECSSPADHSDSASVHDMDYVNPRGVRFTQSSQKEGTALVPYGLPCIRELFRFLISLTNPHDRHNSEVMIHMGLHLLTVALESAPIAQCQTLLGLIKDEMCRHLFQLLSVERLNLYAASLRVCFLLFESMREHLKFQLEMYIKKLMEIITVENPKMPYEMKEMALEAIVQLWHIPSFVTELYINYDCDYYCSNLFEELTKLLSKNAFPVSGQLYTTHLLSLDALLTVIDSTEAHCQAKVLNNLIQQERKEAARPGYEAVDGTREANSTERAASDGKATGMAPDIAGLNLPGGGRLPAEHGKPGCSDLEEAGDSGADKKFTRKPPRFSCLLPDPRELIEIKNKKKLLITGTEQFNQKPKKGIQFLQEKGLLTIPMDNTEVAQWLRENPRLDKKMIGEFVSDRKNIDLLESFVSTFSFQGLRLDEALRLYLEAFRLPGEAPVIQRLLEAFTEHWRNCNGSPFANSDACFALAYAVIMLNTDQHNHNVRKQNAPMTLEEFRKNLKGVNGGKDFEQDILEDMYHAIKNEEIVMPEEQTGLVRENYVWNVLLHRGATTEGIFLRVPAGSYDLDLFTMTWGPTIAALSYVFDKSLEETIIQKAISGFRKCAMISAHYGLSDVFDNLIISLCKFTALSSESIENLPTVFGSNPKAHIAAKTVFHLAHRHGDILREGWKNIMEAMLQLFRAQLLPKAMVEVEDFVDPNGKICLQREETPSNRGESTVLSFVSWLTLSGTEQSSVRGPSTENQEAKRMALDCIKQCDPEKMITESKFLQLESLQELMKALVSVTPDEETYDEEDAAFCLEMLLRIVLENRDRVGCVWQTVRDHLYHLCVQAQDFCFLVERAVVGLLRLAIRLLRREEISGQVLLSLRILLLMKPSVLSRVSHQVAYGLHELLKTNAANIHSGDDWATLFTLLECIGSGVKPPAALQATARADAPDAGAQSDSELPSYHQNDVSLDRGYTSDSEVYTDHGRPGKIHRSATDADVVNSGWLVVGKDDIDNSKPGPGPSRPGPSPLVNQYSLTVGLDLGPHDTKSLLKCVESLSFIVRDAAHITPDNFELCVKTLRIFVEASLNGGCKSQEKRGKSHKYDNKGNRFKKKSKEGSVLRRPRISSQHAARGGHSDDDEDEGVPASYHTVSLQVSQDLLDLMHTLHTRAASIYSSWAEEQRHLETGGRKIEADSRTLWAHCWCPLLQGIACLCCDARRQVRMQALTYLQRALLVHDLQKLDALEWESCFNKVLFPLLTKLLENISPADVGGMEETRMRASTLLSKVFLQHLSPLLSLSTFAALWLTILDFMDKYMHAGSSDLLSEAIPESLKNMLLVMDTAEIFHSADARGGSPSALWEITWERIDCFLPHLRDELFKQTVIQDPVPMEPHAPKPLASAHLTPAAGDTRSPGHPPPAEMPSELGTRDFEKPEGPRPANSSSSGSPVASSPSRLSPTPDGPPPLAQSPLILQPLASPLQVGVPPMTLPIILNPALIEATSPVPLLATPRPTDPMPTSEVN, encoded by the exons AACTCTCAGAAATTGAGCCCAATGTGTTCCTTCGTCCATTTCTGGAAGTAATTCGCTCTGAAGATACCACTGGCCCTATAACTGGACTTGCACTCACCTCTGTCAACAAGTTTCTGTCCTATGCGCTCATAG ATCCCACCCATGAGGGCACAGCAGAGGGCATGGAGAACATGGCAGATGCTGTCACCCATGCCCGTTTTGTGGGCACAGATCCTGCCAGCGATGAGGTTGTCCTGATGAAAATCCTTCAG GTACTGCGGACTCTGTTGCTGACCCCAGTAGGTGCCCACCTAACCAATGAATCTGTGTGTGAGATTATGCAGTCTTGCTTCCGGATCTGCTTTGAAATGAGGCTCAGTG AGTTATTGAGAAAATCCGCAGAGCACACTCTCGTAGACATGGTGCAGCTGCTCTTCACAAG GTTACCTCAGTTTAAAGAAGAACCCAAGAACTATATGGGGACCAACATGAAAAAG CTGAAAATGAGAGCAGGAGGCATGAGTGATTCATCTAagtggaagaaacagaagagatctCCTCGGGCCCCACGCCATATGACCAAAGTCATACCAGGTTCAGAGCAGCCCACCTCCAGTGGAACCACCGTATCCTCTAACCTCAGTG GTGGCATGCCCTTCATTGATGTACCCACTCCCATCTCCTCTGCAAGTTCAGAAACTGCCTCAGCAGTGGTCAGCCCCTCTACTGACAGTGGTCTGGAGTTCTCCTCCCAGACCACCTCCAAAGAGGACCTCACTGACCTGGAGCAGCCTGGCTCTCCAGGGTACAGCACAGTTGCAGAGTCTGGCAGCAGTGAGCTGGGGGTTCCCGAGCAACCTGAGCCACAG CAGGAAGGGGCCCATGTGGAAAAGGCCCAATCAACATCTGTGGAATCCATCCCTGAAGTGTTAGAGGAGTGTTCATCCCCTGCTGACCACTCTGACTCCGCCTCTGTCCACGACATGGATTACGTCAATCCCCGGGGCGTGCGCTTTACACAGTCCTCTCAGAAAGAAG GCACAGCTTTGGTCCCATATGGTCTTCCCTGCATCCGTGAGCTCTTCCGCTTTCTCATCTCCCTCACCAACCCACATGACCGCCACAACTCAGAGGTTATGATCCACATGGGACTGCATCTGCTCACAGTGGCTCTTGAGTCTGCCCCCATAGCCCAGTGCCAAACCCTCTTGGGCCTCATCAAGGATGAGATGTGCCGCCACTTATTCCAG CTACTCAGCGTAGAGCGACTGAACCTTTATGCTGCTTCCCTCCGGGTATGCTTCCTACTCTTTGAGAGCATGAGGGAGCATCTCAAGTTCCAATTAGAG ATGtacatcaaaaagctcatggAGATCATCACTGTGGAGAACCCTAAGATGCCTTATGAGATGAAGGAGATGGCACTGGAGGCTATTGTGCAGCTCTGGCACATCCCCAGCTTTGTCACCGAGCTCTATATCAACTATGATTGTGACTACTACTGCTCCAACCTCTTTGAAGAGCTCACCAAGCTGCTGTCCAAG AATGCCTTCCCTGTGTCTGGTCAGCTCTATACAACACATCTGCTGTCTCTCGATGCCCTATTGACAGTGATTGACAGCACTGAGGCCCACTGCCAGGCCAAAGTCCTCAACAACCTTATCCAGCAAGAAAGGAAAGAGGCAGCCAGACCTGGCTATGAGGCAGTAGATGGCACTCGAGAAGCCAACAGTA CTGAGAGAGCAGCCAGCGATGGGAAGGCTACAGGCATGGCCCCAGACATCGCAGGCCTGAATCTGCCAGGTGGAGGGCGGCTGCCAGCAGAACATGGGAAACCAGGATGCAGTGATCTGGAGGAAGCTGGTGACTCTGGGG CTGACAAAAAGTTTACCCGGAAGCCACCTCGATTTTCCTGTCTCCTGCCAGATCCACGGGAGTtgattgaaattaaaaacaaaaagaag CTGCTGATCACTGGCACAGAGCAGTTCAACCAGAAACCAAAGAAGGGGATCCAGTTTTTGCAGGAGAAAGGTCTCCTTACCATCCCAATGGATAACACAGAGGTAGCCCAGTGGCTGCGAGAGAACCCTCGACTGGACAAGAAAATGATTGGAGAGTTTGTGAGTGACCGCAAAAATATTGACCTGCTGGAGAGCTTTGTGAG CACTTTCAGCTTTCAGGGTCTGCGACTAGATGAAGCTCTCCGGCTCTACCTGGAAGCCTTCCGCTTGCCCGGGGAAGCACCAGTCATCCAGAGGTTGCTAGAGGCATTCACAGAACATTGGAGG AATTGTAATGGCTCCCCATTTGCCAATAGCGATGCCTGCTTTGCCCTGGCCTATGCTGTCATCATGCTTAACACTGACCAGCACAACCACAATGTTCGCAAACAGAATGCGCCCATGACCCTAGAG GAGTTTCGCAAAAATCTAAAAGGTGTGAATGGAGGCAAGGACTttgagcaagacatcctggaggaCATGTACCATGCCATCAA GAATGAGGAAATTGTGATGCCTGAGGAGCAGACAGGCTTGGTCCGGGAGAATTATGTGTGGAATGTGCTGCTTCATCGAGGTGCCACAACAGAGGGCATATTCCTACGTGTGCCTGCTGGCAGCTATGATCTTgacctcttcaccatgacctggGGCCCCACTATTGCTGCTCTCTCTTATGTCTTTGACAAAAGCCTTGAGGAGACAATCATCCAAAAAGCCATCTCAGGCTTCAG GAAGTGCGCCATGATCTCCGCTCACTATGGCCTCAGTGATGTGTTTGACAATCTCATCATCTCTCTATGCAAATTCACAGCTCTCAGCAGTGAG tctatTGAGAACCTACCCACTGTGTTTGGAAGCAACCCTAAAGCCCACATTGCAGCCAAGACGGTGTTCCATTTGGCCCACCGTCATGGTGACATCCTGCGAGAGGGCTGGAAGAATATCATGGAGGCCATGCTGCAACTCTTCCGAGCCCAACTGCTACCCAAGGCTATGGTAGAG GTAGAAGACTTTGTGGATCCCAATGGCAAGATCTGTCTACAGCGGGAAGAGACACCATCGAACCG AGGAGAGTCAACAGTGCTGAGCTTTGTGAGCTGGCTGACACTAAGTGGTACTGAGCAGTCTAGTGTGCGGGGCCCATCCACTGAAAACCAAGAGGCCAAGAGAATGGCTTTGGACTGTATCAAG CAATGTGACCCAGAAAAGATGATCACAGAAAGCAAATTCCTCCAGCTGGAGTCACTGCAGGAGCTCATGAAG GCTCTGGTCTCAGTGACACCAGATGAAGAGACCTATGATGAAGAGGATGCTGCTTTCTGCCTGGAAATGCTGCTGAGGATTGTCCTAGAGAACAG GGACCGTGTTGGCTGTGTGTGGCAGACTGTTCGAGACCATCTATACCACCTATGTGTCCAGGCCCAGGACTTCTGCTTCCTTGTGGAGCGGGCAGTGGTGGGGCTGCTGCGCCTAGCCATTCGGTTACTCCGGAGAGAAGAGATCAGTGGCCAG GTACTGCTCTCCCTGCGCATTTTGTTACTAATGAAGCCCAGCGTGTTGTCCCGAGTCAGTCACCAGGTAGCCTATGGGCTCCATGAACTCCTTAAGACCAACGCAGCCAATATCCACTCAGGCGATGACTGGGCCACCCTCTTCACACTGCTGGAGTGCATTGGCTCAGGTGTAAAGCCTCCAGCTGCCCTGCAGGCCACAGCCAGGGCCGACGCACCTGATGCTG GGGCCCAGTCAGATAGTGAACTCCCATCCTACCATCAAAATGATGTGAGCCTGGACCGGGGGTACACTTCCGACTCAGAGGTCTACACTGACCATGGCAGACCTGGCAAGATTCATCGATCAGCCACGGATGCTGATGTGGTCAACAGCGGTTGGTTAGTG GTGGGGAAAGATGACATCGATAACTCCAAGCCAGGGCCTGGGCCCAGCCGGCCAGGTCCTTCACCCCTGGTCAATCAGTACAGCCTAACAGTGGGGCTGGACCTCGGGCCACATGATACCAAGTCCCTGCTCAAGTGTGTGGAGTCACTGTCCTTCATCGTGCGTGACGCTGCCCACATCACACCTGACAACTTCGAGCTCTGTGTCAAGACTCTCCGCATCTTTGTGGAGGCCAGTCTAAATGGCG GGTGCAAGTCCCAGGAAAAACGTGGCAAGAGTCACAAATACGACAACAAAGGGAACCGCTTCAAGAAAAAATCCAAGGAAGGCTCAGTGCTTCGGCGGCCTCGAATCTCCAGCCAACATGCCGCTAGGGGCGGGCATAGTGACGACGATGAGGATGAAGGTGTGCCAGCCAGCTACCATACGGTGTCTTTACAGGTCAGTCAGGAC TTGCTAGATCTGATGCACACCCTGCACACAAGAGCAGCCTCTATCTACAgctcatgggcggaggagcagCGCCACCTGGAGACAGGCGGCCGGAAGATTGAAGCTGATTCACGCACCCTCTGGGCTCACTGCTGGTGCCCTTTACTGCAGG GCATTGCCTGCCTGTGCTGTGATGCCCGGCGGCAGGTGAGGATGCAGGCACTGACCTATCTGCAGCGAGCACTGCTGGTACATGATCTGCAGAAGTTAGATGCTCTGGAATGGGAGTCCTGTTTTAACAAG GTGCTGTTTCCTCTACTGACCAAGCTCTTGGAGAACATCAGCCCTGCAGATGTGGGTGGGATGGAGGAGACCCGGATGAGGGCTTCCACCCTGCTCTCTAAG GTCTTTCTGCAGCACCTGTCTCCACTGCTGTCGCTCTCCACCTTTGCGGCCCTCTGGCTGACCATCCTGGACTTCATGGACAAGTACATGCACGCAGGCTCCAGTGACTTACTG TCAGAGGCCATTCCAGAGTCTCTGAAGAACATGCTCCTGGTGATGGACACAGCAGAGATTTTCCACAGTGCAGATGCCCGAGGAGGCAGCCCCTCAGCCCTCTGGGAGATCACCTGGGAGCGCATTGACTGTTTCCTGCCCCACCTGCGAGATGAGCTCTTCAAGCAGACTGTCATCCAGG ACCCTGTGCCCATGGAGCCTCATGCCCCCAAACCGCTGGCCTCAGCACACCTGACTCCTGCTGCTGGTGACACTAGGAGCCCTGGCCATCCACCTCCCGCAGAAATGCCCTCTGAGCTGGGGACCCGTG ACTTTGAGAAGCCCGAGGGCCCCCGGCCTGCTAACAGCAGTTCTTCTGGATCACCAGTGGCGTCCAGCCCCAGCAGGCTGAGCCCTACCCCAGATGGGCCTCCACCGCTGGCTCAGTCTCCACTGATCCTGCAGCCCTTGGCCTCCCCGCTGCAGGTGGGCGTGCCCCCCATGACTCTGCCCATCATCCTCAACCCCGCTCTCATTGAGGCCACCTCACCTGTGCCCCTCCTGGCCACACCTCGTCCCACAGACCCCATGCCCACCTCTGAGGTCAACTAA